In Kitasatospora gansuensis, a genomic segment contains:
- a CDS encoding DEAD/DEAH box helicase codes for MPKPATPDALYETFAEWAQDRGITLYPAQEEALIELVSGNNVILATPTGSGKSLVAAGAHFAALAEGKRTFYTAPIKALVSEKFFDLVKMFGTEQVGMMTGDASVNPTAPIICCTAEVLANIALRDGARADVGQVVMDEFHFYAEPDRGWAWQIPILELPHVQFLLMSATLGDVRRFEEDLTRRTGRPTTVVRSATRPVPLFYEYRRTNLHDTLEELLKTGQAPVYVVHFTQKEAVERAQSLMSINMCTKAEKDAIADLIGGFRFTTKFGRNLSRYVRHGIGVHHAGMLPKYRRLVERLAQAGLLKVICGTDTLGVGVNVPIRTVLFTALSKYDGQRVRVLRAREFHQIAGRAGRAGFDTVGQVVSQAPEHVIENDKMVAKAGDDPKKKRKVVRKKAPEGFVSWSEETFERLIGADPEPLVSRFKVSHAMLLSVIGRPGNAFAAMRHLLTDNHEERSAQRRHISSAIAIYRSLLAGGVVERLPEPDAEGRIVRLTVDLQENFALNQPLSTFALAAFELIDQESPSYAMDIVSVVEATLDDPRQILASQQNKARGEAIGEMKRDGIEYEERMERLQDITYPKPLEELLGHAYEVYRQAHPWIGDHHLAPKSVVRDLYERAMTFSDYVGHYDLARTEGIVLRYLAGAYKALEQTVPDDLKTDDLKDVIAWLGELVRQVDSSLLDEWEQLANPTSPETTEVRLDDKPAPVTANARAFRVLVRNEMFRRVELCALEQYGTLGELDGEYGWDADRWADAMDEYWEEHDDLGTGPNARGPKMLLIEEDPEEGSWRVRQIFEDPAGDQDWGISAEVDLYGSDEEGRAVLRVTAVNRLDG; via the coding sequence CTGGTCTCGGAGAAGTTCTTCGACCTGGTGAAGATGTTCGGCACCGAGCAGGTCGGCATGATGACGGGTGACGCCAGCGTCAACCCGACCGCGCCGATCATCTGCTGCACCGCCGAGGTGCTCGCCAACATCGCGCTGCGCGACGGCGCCCGGGCCGACGTCGGCCAGGTCGTGATGGACGAGTTCCACTTCTACGCCGAGCCGGACCGCGGCTGGGCGTGGCAGATCCCGATCCTCGAGCTGCCACACGTGCAGTTCCTGCTGATGTCCGCCACCCTCGGCGACGTCCGCCGGTTCGAGGAGGACCTGACCCGCCGGACAGGGCGCCCGACCACCGTGGTGCGCTCGGCCACCCGTCCGGTGCCGCTGTTCTACGAGTACCGCCGCACCAACCTGCACGACACCCTGGAGGAGCTGCTGAAGACCGGTCAGGCACCGGTCTACGTCGTGCACTTCACCCAGAAGGAAGCCGTCGAGCGGGCGCAGTCCCTGATGAGCATCAACATGTGCACCAAGGCGGAGAAGGACGCCATCGCCGACCTGATCGGCGGCTTCCGGTTCACCACCAAGTTCGGCCGCAACCTCTCCCGCTACGTCCGGCACGGCATCGGCGTGCACCACGCGGGCATGCTGCCCAAGTACCGCCGCCTGGTCGAGCGGCTGGCCCAGGCCGGTCTGCTCAAGGTGATCTGCGGCACCGACACCCTCGGCGTCGGGGTCAACGTGCCGATCCGCACCGTGCTGTTCACCGCGCTCTCCAAGTACGACGGCCAGCGGGTCCGGGTGCTGCGGGCCCGGGAGTTCCACCAGATCGCCGGCCGGGCCGGCCGGGCCGGCTTCGACACCGTCGGCCAGGTGGTCTCGCAGGCGCCCGAGCACGTGATCGAGAACGACAAGATGGTCGCCAAGGCCGGGGACGACCCGAAGAAGAAGCGCAAGGTGGTCCGGAAGAAGGCCCCGGAGGGCTTCGTCAGCTGGTCCGAGGAGACCTTCGAGCGCCTGATCGGCGCCGACCCGGAGCCGCTGGTCTCCCGGTTCAAGGTCAGCCACGCCATGCTGCTCTCCGTCATCGGCCGCCCGGGCAACGCCTTCGCCGCGATGCGCCACCTGCTGACGGACAATCACGAGGAGCGCTCCGCCCAGCGCCGCCACATCAGCAGCGCGATCGCCATCTACCGCTCACTGCTCGCGGGCGGCGTGGTCGAGCGCCTGCCGGAGCCGGACGCCGAGGGCCGGATCGTCCGCCTCACCGTCGACCTGCAGGAGAACTTCGCCCTCAACCAGCCGCTCTCCACCTTCGCGCTGGCCGCCTTCGAGCTGATCGACCAGGAGTCGCCCTCCTACGCGATGGACATCGTCTCGGTGGTCGAGGCCACCCTCGACGACCCGCGCCAGATCCTCGCCTCGCAGCAGAACAAGGCGCGCGGCGAGGCGATCGGCGAGATGAAGCGGGACGGCATCGAGTACGAGGAGCGGATGGAGCGGCTCCAGGACATCACCTACCCCAAGCCGCTCGAGGAGCTGCTCGGCCACGCGTACGAGGTCTACCGCCAGGCCCACCCGTGGATCGGCGACCACCACCTGGCGCCCAAGTCCGTGGTCCGCGACCTGTACGAGCGGGCGATGACCTTCTCGGACTACGTCGGCCACTACGACCTGGCCCGCACCGAGGGCATCGTGCTGCGCTACCTCGCCGGGGCGTACAAGGCACTGGAGCAGACCGTCCCGGACGACCTGAAGACCGACGACCTCAAGGACGTCATCGCCTGGCTCGGCGAGCTGGTCCGCCAGGTCGACTCCAGCCTGCTCGACGAGTGGGAGCAGCTGGCCAACCCCACCTCCCCGGAGACCACCGAGGTCCGGCTCGACGACAAGCCCGCCCCGGTCACCGCGAACGCCCGCGCCTTCCGAGTGCTGGTACGCAACGAGATGTTCCGCCGGGTCGAGCTCTGCGCGCTCGAACAGTACGGCACGCTGGGCGAGTTGGACGGCGAGTACGGCTGGGACGCGGACCGCTGGGCGGACGCGATGGACGAGTACTGGGAGGAGCACGACGACCTCGGTACCGGCCCCAACGCCCGCGGCCCCAAGATGCTCCTGATCGAGGAGGACCCGGAAGAGGGCTCCTGGCGAGTCCGCCAGATCTTCGAGGACCCGGCCGGCGACCAGGACTGGGGCATCAGCGCCGAGGTCGACCTCTACGGCTCCGACGAAGAGGGCCGCGCCGTCCTCCGCGTCACCGCCGTCAACCGCCTCGACGGCTGA
- a CDS encoding barstar family protein, with amino-acid sequence MRTAAQDSQGRKYALTSDEDDADFWGFAQEADGLFTPLPEDEGTRRVHLAGCFPQGGLLKSVDLVGTRGAMAGNAWFEMLGADGATMGSYFVGGVTVVDVQPSAYGAGLVDLTVTLSCENALPGAGGIWDLVRTGRMTRTGMWHELDSEGKRAWLSVALWSHQYRRQGKPDVAAGRMFTLNGRHIVDEDSFYCAMGEAVNGPGGYFGWNLDALDDCLTGRWGAAPPFTLRWESSDGARAWLTERVPTRDGEASLFDLIAEIFERRGVCVVLR; translated from the coding sequence ATGCGAACAGCAGCTCAGGATAGCCAGGGGCGGAAGTACGCTCTCACCTCGGACGAGGACGACGCCGACTTCTGGGGCTTTGCCCAGGAGGCTGATGGGTTGTTCACACCGCTGCCGGAGGACGAGGGAACGCGGCGAGTTCACCTCGCGGGTTGCTTCCCGCAGGGCGGTCTGCTGAAGAGCGTTGATCTTGTCGGCACTCGTGGCGCCATGGCGGGGAACGCCTGGTTCGAAATGCTCGGTGCCGACGGTGCCACTATGGGTTCCTACTTCGTTGGCGGGGTCACCGTCGTCGATGTTCAGCCCTCCGCGTACGGAGCCGGCCTTGTCGACCTCACGGTGACGCTGTCGTGCGAGAACGCCCTGCCAGGGGCGGGCGGCATATGGGACCTGGTCCGTACGGGTCGCATGACTCGAACCGGCATGTGGCACGAGCTGGACTCTGAGGGCAAACGAGCGTGGCTGTCGGTGGCGCTGTGGTCCCATCAGTACCGACGACAGGGGAAGCCCGACGTTGCCGCCGGCCGGATGTTCACACTGAACGGTCGGCACATTGTTGACGAGGACAGCTTCTACTGCGCGATGGGTGAAGCCGTCAACGGTCCCGGGGGATACTTCGGCTGGAACCTTGACGCTCTGGACGACTGCCTGACGGGCAGGTGGGGAGCAGCCCCGCCATTCACCTTGCGGTGGGAGTCCTCGGACGGGGCCAGGGCCTGGTTGACGGAGCGTGTGCCCACCCGCGATGGCGAGGCATCGCTGTTCGACCTCATCGCGGAAATCTTCGAGAGACGGGGCGTCTGCGTAGTCCTGCGGTGA
- a CDS encoding MerR family transcriptional regulator: MGRVAELAGVSVRTLHHYDGIGLVRPSARTGAGYRAYSAADVERLREVLAYRRLGFGLREVAELVGDPSTDAVAHLRRLRGLLLERRDRADAMAAAIDRELEARAKGLKVTPEEQLGMLGARLYDAIGGAYTATRHTEPRIAAQIWDALGDARTVLNVGAGTGSYEPADRDVTAVEPSAVMRGQRPAGSAPCVAAAAESLPFADHSFDVAMAVSTVHHWGDPLAGLREMRRVARRVVVLTFDTDEPGWQDRFWLTRDYLPEFAAVLADFPSLAGMADAIGARAEPVPVPWDCADGLFEAYWRRPGAYLEEHVRRAMSVWTKVGPEAEQRAVRSLGEDLDSGRWAERNGHLADLDAADLGLRLLIA, translated from the coding sequence GTGGGACGCGTGGCCGAGCTGGCCGGGGTGAGCGTCCGGACGTTGCATCACTATGACGGGATCGGGCTCGTTCGGCCGTCGGCGCGGACCGGGGCCGGGTACCGGGCGTATTCGGCGGCCGATGTGGAGCGGTTGCGGGAGGTGCTGGCCTATCGGCGGCTGGGCTTCGGGCTGCGGGAGGTCGCGGAACTGGTCGGCGACCCGTCCACCGACGCGGTCGCGCATCTGCGCCGGCTGCGCGGCCTGCTGCTGGAACGGCGTGATCGCGCCGACGCCATGGCGGCGGCCATCGACCGGGAACTCGAGGCACGGGCGAAGGGGCTGAAGGTGACACCGGAGGAGCAACTGGGGATGCTCGGTGCGCGGTTGTACGACGCGATCGGCGGCGCCTACACCGCGACCCGGCACACCGAGCCGCGGATCGCCGCGCAGATCTGGGACGCGCTCGGGGACGCCCGGACGGTGCTGAACGTCGGGGCCGGCACCGGCTCGTACGAGCCCGCCGACCGCGACGTGACCGCGGTGGAGCCGTCGGCGGTGATGCGGGGGCAGCGGCCCGCCGGCTCGGCGCCGTGTGTGGCGGCCGCTGCGGAGAGCCTGCCGTTCGCGGACCACTCCTTCGACGTCGCGATGGCCGTCTCGACCGTTCACCACTGGGGAGATCCGCTGGCCGGGCTGCGCGAGATGCGGCGCGTGGCCCGCCGCGTGGTGGTGCTCACGTTCGACACCGACGAGCCCGGCTGGCAGGACCGGTTCTGGCTGACCCGGGACTATCTGCCCGAGTTCGCCGCCGTCCTCGCGGATTTTCCCTCGCTCGCCGGGATGGCCGACGCGATCGGAGCCCGCGCCGAGCCGGTACCCGTCCCGTGGGACTGTGCCGACGGCCTGTTCGAGGCGTACTGGCGCCGACCAGGGGCGTACCTGGAGGAGCACGTGCGCCGTGCGATGTCGGTGTGGACCAAGGTCGGGCCGGAGGCCGAGCAGCGGGCGGTGCGAAGCCTCGGCGAAGACCTCGACTCCGGCCGGTGGGCCGAGCGCAACGGCCACCTCGCCGACCTCGACGCGGCCGACCTCGGCCTCCGCCTACTCATCGCCTAA
- a CDS encoding GlxA family transcriptional regulator gives MTRVVFLLVPQLHLLDLAGPAQVFSTAAEQGCDYRVSYVAEQEDVPSAQGLALRADTEWPELTADDLLMVPGWRTPTPRTNGGLRPDTLARLTAHHAAGGTVASVCWGADALGRAGLLDGRRCTTHHEEQDELARRYPRATVVRDVLYVLDDRVVSSAGIASGIDLALHLVAVRYGPAAAAKVAREMVVYARRNGDEQQHSALLRHRTHLSDAIHKVQDLIDARYTSRLALTDLAAASGVSERTLTRRFAEATGLTPLRYQQELRLERAEHLITHGSTIESAARTVGFQDARMLRRLRARV, from the coding sequence GTGACCCGGGTGGTCTTCCTGCTCGTCCCGCAGCTGCACCTGCTCGACCTGGCCGGGCCCGCACAGGTCTTCTCGACCGCGGCGGAGCAGGGCTGCGACTACCGGGTCAGCTACGTGGCCGAGCAGGAGGACGTCCCGTCGGCGCAGGGCCTGGCACTGCGCGCCGACACCGAGTGGCCCGAGCTGACCGCCGACGACCTGCTGATGGTGCCCGGCTGGCGCACGCCCACCCCGCGGACGAACGGCGGCCTGCGGCCCGACACCCTCGCGCGGCTGACGGCGCATCACGCGGCCGGCGGCACCGTCGCCAGCGTCTGCTGGGGCGCGGACGCCCTGGGCCGGGCCGGGCTGCTGGACGGCCGCCGCTGCACCACCCACCACGAGGAGCAGGACGAACTGGCCCGCCGCTACCCCCGGGCCACCGTGGTGCGCGACGTGCTCTACGTGCTGGACGACCGGGTGGTCAGCTCGGCGGGCATCGCCAGCGGCATCGACCTCGCGCTGCACCTGGTGGCCGTCCGGTACGGCCCGGCCGCCGCCGCCAAGGTGGCCCGCGAGATGGTGGTCTACGCCCGCCGCAACGGCGACGAACAGCAGCACAGCGCCCTGCTCCGGCACCGTACCCACCTCAGCGACGCCATCCACAAGGTCCAGGACCTGATCGACGCCCGCTACACCAGCCGCCTCGCCCTGACCGACCTGGCCGCCGCCTCCGGAGTCAGCGAACGCACCCTCACCCGCCGCTTCGCCGAGGCCACCGGCCTGACCCCGCTGCGCTACCAGCAGGAACTGCGCCTGGAACGCGCCGAACACCTGATCACCCACGGCAGCACCATCGAGTCAGCCGCTCGCACCGTCGGCTTCCAGGACGCCCGAATGCTCCGCCGCCTGCGAGCCCGGGTCTGA
- a CDS encoding cysteine hydrolase family protein, with protein sequence MNSALIVIDVQESFRQREDWAAVSNPDIVGQVNRLVDATRAAGDLVVWVLHADAGTGTVFDPALGHVRPIEGLRAPAEGEPVVTKTSHNAFTTTNLQQQLTERGVREVVISGIRTEQCCETTARVASDLGYDVTFVTDATATHPIEHRDAPAGRSLAEILADPLTLTTDQIITRTEYALAGRFARVTTVKELTGS encoded by the coding sequence ATGAACAGCGCACTGATCGTCATCGATGTCCAGGAGTCGTTCCGTCAGCGGGAGGACTGGGCGGCCGTGTCCAACCCCGACATCGTCGGGCAGGTGAACCGGCTGGTCGACGCCACCCGGGCGGCCGGCGACCTGGTGGTGTGGGTCCTGCACGCCGATGCCGGCACGGGTACGGTCTTCGACCCGGCGCTCGGCCACGTCCGCCCGATCGAGGGCCTGCGAGCTCCGGCCGAGGGCGAACCGGTCGTCACCAAGACCTCCCACAACGCCTTCACCACCACGAACCTGCAGCAGCAGCTCACCGAGCGCGGGGTACGGGAGGTGGTGATCAGCGGCATCCGGACCGAGCAGTGCTGCGAGACCACCGCCCGGGTCGCCTCGGACCTCGGCTACGACGTCACCTTCGTCACCGATGCCACCGCGACCCACCCGATCGAGCACCGGGACGCCCCGGCGGGCCGCAGCCTGGCCGAGATCCTGGCCGACCCGCTCACCCTGACCACCGATCAGATCATCACCCGCACCGAGTACGCCCTCGCGGGCCGGTTCGCCCGGGTGACCACCGTGAAGGAGCTGACCGGATCGTGA
- a CDS encoding macro domain-containing protein, with translation MGDAISYVQGDATAPQGKGVKVIAHVCNDLGGWGKGFVLALSRRWPEPEAAFRRWHRERAGNDFGLGAVQLVQVERYVWVTNMVGQRGIRTSRSQGVPVRYEAIDAALGRLAPQVVELGASVHMPRIGCGLAGGRWSRVEPLIEARLTGAGVPVTVYDHD, from the coding sequence ATGGGTGACGCGATCAGTTACGTGCAGGGGGACGCCACCGCGCCGCAGGGCAAGGGCGTCAAGGTGATCGCCCACGTCTGCAACGACCTGGGCGGCTGGGGCAAGGGCTTCGTGCTCGCGCTGTCCAGGCGCTGGCCGGAGCCGGAGGCGGCGTTCCGGCGGTGGCACCGGGAGCGAGCGGGCAACGACTTCGGGCTCGGCGCGGTGCAGTTGGTCCAGGTCGAGCGGTATGTGTGGGTGACCAACATGGTCGGTCAACGCGGCATCAGGACCAGCCGCTCCCAGGGCGTCCCGGTCCGGTACGAGGCGATCGACGCCGCGCTCGGGCGGCTCGCGCCGCAGGTGGTGGAGCTCGGGGCGTCCGTCCACATGCCGCGGATCGGCTGCGGTCTGGCGGGCGGGCGCTGGTCCCGGGTCGAGCCGCTGATCGAGGCGCGGTTGACCGGGGCCGGGGTGCCGGTCACCGTGTACGACCACGACTGA
- a CDS encoding phosphotransferase, translated as MKIGELVGAGRTADVFALDDGRVLRRYRDGDDTTGEVAVMAYLAEHGFPVPAVWPGTAAGELVMQRLSGTTMVEALVNGAITAERAGELLAELLRCLHTIPARLSADPGHRVLHLDFHPENVMLTPQGPVVIDWATAAEGPPGLDSAMAALILAQAALTMPAVSEVARTVLSSLLQHLDGIEEEHLAEARMRRAANPTLSPDEVGKLDEAVALITETAGS; from the coding sequence ATGAAGATCGGCGAGTTGGTGGGGGCGGGCCGGACAGCGGATGTGTTCGCGCTGGACGACGGGCGGGTGCTGCGGCGCTATCGGGATGGTGATGACACCACAGGCGAGGTCGCCGTGATGGCCTACCTGGCGGAGCACGGGTTTCCGGTTCCCGCTGTCTGGCCGGGGACGGCCGCGGGTGAGCTGGTGATGCAGCGGCTGTCCGGAACGACGATGGTGGAGGCCCTGGTCAACGGCGCGATCACGGCCGAACGGGCGGGCGAGCTACTGGCGGAGCTGCTGCGGTGCCTGCATACGATCCCGGCACGCCTCTCCGCCGACCCCGGGCATCGAGTCCTTCACCTGGACTTCCATCCCGAGAACGTCATGCTGACACCGCAGGGACCGGTGGTGATCGACTGGGCCACTGCGGCGGAGGGTCCGCCCGGCCTGGACTCGGCGATGGCCGCGCTGATCCTGGCGCAGGCCGCTCTCACCATGCCCGCCGTCTCCGAGGTGGCCCGAACCGTGCTCTCCTCGCTGCTGCAGCATCTCGACGGCATAGAAGAGGAACACCTCGCGGAGGCCAGGATGCGGCGGGCCGCCAACCCGACGCTCAGCCCGGACGAGGTCGGCAAGCTCGACGAGGCGGTGGCCCTGATCACCGAGACAGCCGGTTCCTGA
- a CDS encoding TetR/AcrR family transcriptional regulator, giving the protein MSDTQGRPLRADAARNRARLLDVATEVFTTRGVGVPTEEIARAAGVGVGTLFRHFPTKEALLEAVMVRRLEAIAARTAQLAAEAEPAEAFFGCFRLVVDQSEGKNEFARALAAAGVDAHASLRESSTEIQARLAELLARAQQFGAVRADLGLPELIALLVGTSATMEHLGPDPVARERIFEVVFDGLRPR; this is encoded by the coding sequence ATGAGTGACACTCAGGGGCGCCCGCTGCGGGCGGATGCGGCTCGCAATCGGGCCAGGCTGCTGGACGTCGCCACGGAGGTGTTCACCACTCGCGGCGTCGGGGTGCCGACGGAGGAGATCGCCCGGGCCGCCGGGGTCGGGGTCGGCACGCTCTTCCGGCACTTCCCGACCAAGGAGGCGCTGCTGGAGGCGGTGATGGTGCGCCGGCTGGAAGCGATCGCGGCCCGGACGGCGCAGCTGGCCGCCGAGGCCGAACCCGCCGAGGCCTTCTTCGGCTGCTTCCGCCTGGTGGTCGACCAGTCCGAGGGCAAGAACGAGTTCGCCCGGGCGCTCGCCGCGGCCGGGGTGGACGCACACGCGTCCCTGCGGGAGTCCAGCACCGAGATCCAGGCCCGGCTGGCCGAACTGCTGGCCCGGGCCCAGCAGTTCGGGGCGGTCCGCGCGGACCTGGGCCTGCCGGAGCTGATCGCCCTGCTGGTCGGCACCAGCGCGACGATGGAACACCTCGGGCCGGACCCGGTGGCCCGGGAACGGATCTTCGAGGTGGTCTTCGACGGCCTCCGGCCACGCTGA
- a CDS encoding nuclear transport factor 2 family protein: MSETLSPREVFQKLIGGITAGRFAELPELYAEDAVVETVFEPVGPRRIEGRAALEERFALVSVSTPVQLTATNVLIRTTDDPEVIVAEWDYQVHHRVTGRDFEVANIQVLRVRDGLIVNSRDFHDHLALVVAGDNLPQLVAALDGK, from the coding sequence ATGTCCGAAACGCTGTCACCGCGTGAGGTCTTCCAGAAGCTGATCGGGGGCATCACCGCAGGACGGTTCGCGGAACTGCCCGAGCTGTACGCCGAGGACGCCGTGGTGGAGACCGTCTTCGAGCCGGTCGGACCGCGCCGGATCGAGGGGCGAGCCGCACTCGAGGAGCGCTTCGCGCTGGTCTCGGTGAGTACGCCCGTGCAGCTGACCGCGACGAACGTGCTGATCCGGACCACCGACGACCCCGAGGTGATCGTCGCCGAATGGGACTACCAGGTCCACCACCGGGTCACCGGACGGGACTTCGAGGTCGCCAACATCCAGGTGCTGCGGGTCCGCGACGGCCTGATCGTCAACAGCCGGGACTTCCACGACCACCTGGCCCTCGTCGTGGCCGGCGACAACCTCCCGCAGCTGGTGGCGGCGCTGGACGGCAAGTAG